The proteins below come from a single Candidatus Kaelpia aquatica genomic window:
- a CDS encoding TIGR03960 family B12-binding radical SAM protein, with protein MNNYLEPKKIEEFLLNNLSSVQKPGRYIGREHNSIEKDWDKASLRVALIYPDLYEIGMSNQGLRLLYEIINAKPEFICQRSFAPWHDMESLLRSSSLPLYSLESKRLLSEFDVIAFTLQHELNYTNILTILDLAGLDIFSKDRADNHPLIIGGGPSTLNPEPVADFFDFFLIGEAEDIIIPLLESISAGRESGILREELLYSFKDQSSVYVPSLYNTELTEEGFVITAIDRKVKKHYVADLNSVAHSVKPTVSYIRTVHDRINLEIMRGCPNSCRFCQARVYYGPPRQREIGGLISSAKKNYENTGYEEICLSSLSSGVYSGIENLIDGLKSDFKDLNLFLSLPSLWVSKSLIDNLSKFVDTKRPSLTFAPEVGSLRMKDIVGKYVDEKILSEIASFAFDRGWKSIKLYYMLGLPGLKIDDLKETVEFIKGLLKLKTKRAINLKLSFAAFIPKPHTPFQWHPFASREEVLEQIGFIRDNLRNRRIKIDFRDYDYSLIEAIFSRGDRRLSSVIYEAWKTGARFDSWEGEFNSSLWYNAFSKKNIDIDSYLRPSWGELSSLPWDYVDAGIDKNDLWASFESVRAKF; from the coding sequence ATGAATAATTACTTAGAGCCTAAAAAAATAGAAGAGTTTCTTCTAAACAATCTTTCTAGCGTTCAAAAGCCTGGCCGCTATATAGGTAGAGAGCATAACAGCATAGAGAAGGATTGGGATAAAGCCTCTCTTAGAGTTGCTTTGATATACCCTGATCTGTATGAGATTGGAATGAGCAATCAAGGATTACGGCTTCTATATGAAATTATAAATGCAAAGCCTGAATTTATCTGTCAGAGATCTTTTGCCCCCTGGCATGATATGGAGAGTTTACTTAGGAGCTCAAGTCTGCCTTTATATAGCCTTGAGAGTAAGAGGCTTCTCTCTGAATTTGATGTTATTGCGTTTACGCTTCAGCATGAGCTAAACTATACAAATATTTTAACAATACTTGATCTGGCAGGTTTAGATATATTCTCTAAAGATAGAGCGGATAATCATCCTTTGATAATCGGAGGAGGTCCTTCTACATTAAATCCCGAACCTGTTGCGGATTTCTTTGATTTTTTTCTTATCGGTGAAGCAGAAGATATTATTATTCCTTTGTTAGAGAGTATTTCTGCAGGACGTGAGAGCGGTATTCTAAGAGAAGAACTGCTCTATAGCTTTAAAGACCAGAGCTCAGTCTATGTTCCTTCGCTTTATAATACAGAGCTGACAGAAGAAGGTTTTGTTATTACCGCTATAGATAGAAAGGTTAAGAAGCATTATGTAGCTGATCTTAATAGTGTGGCCCATTCTGTTAAGCCTACCGTATCTTATATTCGCACAGTCCATGATAGGATAAATCTTGAAATTATGCGGGGTTGTCCGAACTCCTGTAGGTTTTGCCAGGCAAGAGTCTATTATGGTCCGCCAAGACAGAGAGAGATAGGAGGTCTTATTTCTAGCGCTAAGAAGAACTATGAAAATACAGGATATGAAGAAATTTGCCTCTCTTCACTTTCAAGCGGAGTTTATTCCGGTATAGAGAATCTGATTGATGGTTTGAAGTCTGACTTTAAAGATCTAAATCTATTTTTAAGTTTGCCCTCTCTTTGGGTTAGCAAGAGCCTTATAGATAATTTAAGTAAATTTGTGGATACAAAAAGGCCTTCGCTAACATTTGCTCCTGAAGTAGGGTCTTTGAGAATGAAGGATATAGTAGGAAAATATGTTGATGAGAAGATATTGAGCGAGATTGCGTCTTTTGCCTTTGATAGGGGCTGGAAGAGTATAAAGCTATATTATATGCTTGGGCTTCCAGGTCTTAAGATCGATGACTTAAAAGAGACGGTCGAGTTTATAAAAGGCCTCCTAAAGTTAAAGACAAAGAGAGCTATTAATCTAAAGCTTAGCTTTGCAGCCTTTATTCCTAAACCCCATACGCCTTTTCAATGGCATCCTTTTGCATCTAGAGAGGAAGTGTTAGAGCAGATTGGATTCATAAGAGATAACCTGCGTAATAGGCGTATCAAGATTGATTTTAGAGATTATGATTACTCTTTAATTGAAGCGATTTTTTCTCGGGGGGATAGAAGATTGTCTTCCGTTATCTATGAGGCCTGGAAGACAGGTGCAAGATTTGATTCATGGGAAGGAGAATTCAATAGTAGTTTATGGTATAATGCATTCAGTAAAAAAAACATCGATATAGACAGTTATCTTAGGCCCTCCTGGGGTGAGCTCTCTTCCTTGCCTTGGGATTACGTAGATGCAGGTATTGATAAAAATGATTTATGGGCAAGTTTTGAGAGTGTCAGGGCTAAATTTTAG